The following are from one region of the Thermoanaerobaculia bacterium genome:
- a CDS encoding sulfatase-like hydrolase/transferase, with amino-acid sequence MKHSKDWKLRLPVLFFFVLLILSAGSCRRKVEVQAKPLPSGLPDILLVSIDTLRVDRLGCYGHTGALTPTIDRLVHEGIHFSNAWAPVPMTLPSHAALLSGRYPRELGLYDNAGGRLADSVPVLPDILRKQGYETAAFVSAYVLAAPFGLDRGFSSYIHVWDSSDLKRSLTIPEATADRTADRVVDWMGGRKNSPSPFFTFVHYYDPHMPYAPPADLKAVVEDPYDGEVANVDRSLGRILDHLPRPDQTMIILVSDHGEALGDHGEKTHGYFIYGDTMRVLMVMHLPSMEGLQAPIVTREPVSLVDVFPTILGVLGMEVPYTGPGLDLSEKDHPDRAVLLESMVPFLHHGFSPLRGLVKESWSYIRAPRPELYRLEEDPAQHTNLWSQENQEGRSLERALQSILASNPLLESGKGFMVREEDRRQVQSLGYLAGVSSPEGINDLSGMDLPDPKDGLVLLRTIEEITLLLSEERWREAEAVLNRARSSYPGDASLMRLSGDLYRRENRWIEAMTAYQAALKQSPDQIDLLLKIGQGLLHLKRYPEARSTLEAYLQKIPGDPPACYALGIIALEQGDPFAAVARFRQALDGGFDDPEVRWRLARALDASDQVEEAKEVLDLLVADMPDYFPAWYSLGELARARGDRDRALQAYRRSWELNRGFLPAGLALVDLLLEEPPWGDAGEILAAMKKLDPGNPELHLREAHYILLQGKLNQGCAILKALPDRLLESSSVQTRHYLLDTYCSAS; translated from the coding sequence GTGAAACACTCTAAGGACTGGAAGCTCCGGCTTCCAGTCCTTTTTTTCTTCGTTCTTCTGATTCTTTCCGCCGGATCGTGCCGACGGAAGGTGGAAGTCCAGGCAAAACCCTTACCATCCGGACTCCCGGACATTCTCCTGGTCTCCATCGATACCCTTCGTGTGGATCGGCTGGGCTGTTATGGCCATACCGGGGCCCTGACCCCCACGATCGACCGGCTGGTGCACGAGGGGATTCACTTTTCCAATGCCTGGGCTCCTGTCCCCATGACCCTGCCTTCCCATGCGGCGCTCCTGAGCGGGCGGTACCCTCGTGAGCTGGGCCTCTACGATAACGCGGGAGGAAGACTGGCGGACTCTGTCCCGGTTCTTCCCGACATTCTCCGGAAGCAGGGCTATGAGACGGCCGCCTTTGTTTCCGCCTATGTCCTCGCCGCACCCTTTGGACTGGACCGGGGTTTTTCCTCCTATATCCACGTGTGGGACAGTTCGGACCTGAAACGTTCCCTTACGATCCCGGAAGCCACGGCAGACCGCACCGCGGATCGGGTTGTGGACTGGATGGGGGGACGAAAAAACAGCCCTTCTCCATTCTTTACCTTTGTCCATTATTACGATCCCCACATGCCTTATGCTCCCCCTGCGGATCTGAAAGCGGTCGTGGAGGATCCATACGACGGGGAAGTAGCCAACGTCGACCGGTCCCTTGGCCGGATCCTGGATCATCTTCCCCGCCCTGATCAGACTATGATCATCCTGGTGAGTGATCACGGCGAAGCCCTGGGAGATCACGGGGAAAAAACCCATGGCTACTTCATCTATGGCGACACGATGCGGGTCCTGATGGTTATGCACCTCCCGTCCATGGAGGGGCTCCAGGCCCCGATTGTTACCCGGGAGCCGGTCTCCCTTGTCGATGTTTTCCCAACGATTCTCGGTGTTCTCGGTATGGAAGTTCCGTACACCGGACCCGGGCTCGATCTTTCAGAGAAGGATCACCCCGACCGTGCGGTCCTGCTCGAGTCGATGGTTCCCTTTCTCCACCATGGGTTCAGTCCCCTGAGAGGCCTGGTCAAGGAATCGTGGTCTTATATCCGGGCTCCCCGGCCTGAGCTCTATCGTCTGGAGGAAGATCCGGCTCAACACACCAACCTCTGGAGTCAAGAGAATCAGGAAGGCCGTTCCCTGGAACGTGCCCTGCAGTCCATTCTGGCATCGAATCCCCTTCTCGAATCGGGTAAAGGTTTCATGGTACGGGAGGAAGATCGGCGCCAGGTCCAGTCTCTGGGATATCTGGCCGGTGTGTCTTCTCCGGAAGGCATCAATGATCTCTCGGGAATGGATCTCCCCGATCCCAAGGATGGTCTGGTTCTCCTTCGAACGATCGAGGAAATTACGCTCCTCCTTTCCGAAGAGCGGTGGAGGGAAGCGGAAGCCGTCCTGAACCGGGCGCGTTCCTCCTATCCCGGGGATGCGAGCCTGATGCGTCTGTCCGGTGATCTCTACCGCCGCGAGAATCGATGGATTGAGGCCATGACGGCATACCAGGCCGCCCTGAAACAATCCCCGGACCAGATCGACCTCCTTCTGAAAATTGGACAGGGCCTGCTTCACCTGAAACGTTACCCGGAAGCCCGCAGTACCCTGGAAGCCTATCTTCAGAAAATCCCCGGGGATCCGCCTGCCTGCTATGCTCTTGGAATTATCGCTCTTGAACAGGGTGATCCTTTCGCCGCCGTCGCTCGGTTTCGACAGGCACTGGACGGCGGGTTCGACGATCCCGAGGTGCGATGGCGCCTGGCCCGCGCTCTGGATGCTTCCGATCAGGTTGAAGAGGCGAAGGAAGTTCTTGATCTACTCGTCGCGGATATGCCGGACTATTTTCCGGCCTGGTATTCCCTGGGAGAACTGGCTCGTGCCAGGGGAGATCGAGATCGTGCCTTACAGGCTTACCGAAGATCCTGGGAATTGAATCGAGGATTTCTTCCCGCCGGGCTTGCCCTCGTGGACCTCCTCCTGGAAGAGCCGCCCTGGGGCGATGCCGGGGAGATTCTGGCCGCGATGAAGAAGCTCGATCCGGGGAATCCGGAGCTCCACCTGAGGGAGGCACACTACATTCTCCTCCAGGGAAAATTGAACCAGGGTTGTGCAATCCTGAAAGCTCTCCCGGATCGCCTGTTGGAATCCTCTT